A DNA window from Enterobacter asburiae contains the following coding sequences:
- the betT gene encoding choline BCCT transporter BetT, translating to MTDLSQDREKDKINPVVFYTSAGLILLFSLTTIFFRDFSAEWIGRTLNWVSKTFGWYYLLAATLYIVFVVCIACSRFGSVKLGPEQSKPEFSLLSWAAMLFAAGIGIDLMFFSVAEPVTQYMQPPEGAGQTMEAARQAMVWTLFHYGLTGWSMYALMGMALGYFSYRYNLPLTIRSALYPIFGKKINGPIGHSVDIAAVIGTIFGIATTLGIGVVQLNYGLSVLFDIPDSMAAKAALIALSVIIATISVTSGVDKGIRVLSELNVALALGLILFVLFMGDTSFLLNALVLNVGDYVNRFMGMTLNSFAFDRPVEWMNNWTLFFWAWWVAWSPFVGLFLARISRGRTIRQFVMGTLIIPFTFTLLWLSIFGNSALHEIIHGNATFAQEAMAHPERGFYSLLAQYPAFTFSASVATITGLLFYVTSADSGALVLGNFTSKLKDINSDAPNWLRIFWSIAIGLLTLGMLMTNGISALQNTTVIMGLPFSFVIFFVMAGLYKSLKVEDYRRVSASRDTAPRPMGAQDRLSWKKRLSRLMNYPGTRYTKQMMETVCFPAMEEVAQELKLRGAYVELKNLPPEEGETLGHLDLLVHMGDEQNFVYQIWPQQYSVPGFTYRARSGKSTYYRLETFLLEGSQGNDLMDYSKEQVITDILDQYERHLNFIHLHREAPGNSVMFPDV from the coding sequence ATGACAGACCTTTCACAAGACAGAGAAAAAGACAAAATCAACCCGGTCGTTTTTTATACGTCCGCCGGGCTGATTTTGTTGTTTTCCCTGACGACCATCTTCTTTCGTGATTTTTCTGCCGAGTGGATTGGGCGCACCCTGAACTGGGTGTCGAAGACCTTCGGCTGGTACTATCTGCTGGCCGCGACGCTCTATATCGTCTTCGTGGTCTGCATCGCCTGCTCGCGCTTCGGTTCGGTGAAGCTCGGGCCTGAGCAGTCCAAGCCCGAATTCAGCCTGCTGAGCTGGGCCGCGATGCTGTTTGCCGCGGGCATCGGCATTGACCTGATGTTCTTCTCCGTGGCGGAACCGGTCACGCAGTATATGCAGCCGCCGGAAGGGGCAGGGCAGACGATGGAGGCCGCGCGCCAGGCGATGGTCTGGACGCTGTTCCACTACGGCCTGACGGGCTGGTCGATGTACGCCCTGATGGGCATGGCGCTCGGATACTTTAGCTATCGTTATAATTTGCCTCTCACCATCCGCTCCGCGCTGTACCCGATCTTCGGTAAAAAGATTAACGGCCCGATTGGCCACAGCGTTGATATCGCGGCGGTGATCGGCACCATCTTCGGTATTGCGACAACGCTCGGGATTGGCGTGGTGCAGCTCAACTACGGGCTGAGTGTGCTGTTTGATATCCCGGATTCGATGGCGGCCAAAGCGGCGCTGATAGCGCTGTCGGTGATTATCGCCACCATTTCGGTGACGTCGGGCGTGGATAAAGGCATCCGCGTGCTCTCCGAGCTGAACGTGGCGCTGGCGCTAGGCCTGATCCTGTTCGTGCTGTTTATGGGCGATACCTCGTTCCTGCTCAATGCCCTAGTGCTCAACGTGGGCGACTACGTAAACCGCTTTATGGGCATGACGCTGAACAGCTTCGCTTTCGACCGCCCGGTAGAGTGGATGAACAACTGGACGCTGTTCTTCTGGGCGTGGTGGGTGGCGTGGTCGCCGTTTGTCGGCCTGTTCCTGGCGCGTATTTCGCGTGGCCGCACCATCCGCCAGTTCGTGATGGGCACGCTGATAATCCCGTTCACCTTTACCCTGCTGTGGCTGTCGATTTTCGGCAACAGCGCGCTGCATGAGATCATCCACGGCAATGCCACCTTCGCGCAGGAAGCGATGGCGCACCCGGAGCGCGGCTTCTACAGCCTGCTGGCGCAGTACCCGGCGTTTACCTTTAGCGCCTCCGTGGCGACCATCACCGGCCTGCTGTTCTACGTCACCTCGGCGGATTCCGGCGCGCTAGTGCTGGGCAACTTCACCTCGAAGCTCAAAGATATCAACAGCGATGCGCCAAACTGGCTACGCATCTTCTGGTCCATCGCCATTGGCCTGCTGACGCTCGGCATGCTGATGACCAACGGCATTTCGGCGCTGCAGAACACCACGGTGATCATGGGCCTGCCGTTCAGCTTCGTCATCTTCTTCGTGATGGCCGGGCTGTATAAATCGCTCAAGGTGGAAGACTACCGCCGCGTCAGCGCCAGCCGCGACACCGCGCCGCGTCCGATGGGCGCGCAGGACCGGCTGAGCTGGAAGAAACGTCTCTCGCGCCTGATGAACTACCCGGGCACGCGCTACACCAAACAGATGATGGAGACGGTCTGCTTCCCGGCGATGGAAGAGGTCGCGCAGGAGCTGAAGCTGCGCGGTGCGTACGTGGAGCTGAAAAACCTGCCGCCGGAGGAGGGCGAGACCCTGGGGCACCTGGATCTGCTGGTGCACATGGGCGACGAGCAGAACTTTGTTTATCAGATCTGGCCGCAGCAGTATTCGGTACCCGGGTTTACCTACCGGGCGCGCAGCGGGAAATCGACCTACTACCGGCTGGAAACCTTCCTGCTGGAAGGGAGCCAGGGGAATGATTTGATGGACTACAGCAAGGAGCAGGTGATTACGGACATTCTGGACCAGTATGAACGGCACCTGAACTTTATCCATCTGCACAGGGAAGCGCCGGG
- the betI gene encoding transcriptional regulator BetI: MPKVGMQPIRRRQLIDATLEAINEVGMHDATIAQIARRAGVSTGIISHYFKDKNGLLEATMRDITGQLRDAVLSRLRALPDGSAEQRLQAIVGGNFDETQTSGAAMKAWLAFWASSMHQPMLYRLQQVSSRRLLSNLVYEFRRELPREQAEEAGYGLAALIDGLWLRAALSGKPLDKPLAQSLTSHFISQHLPTE, translated from the coding sequence ATGCCCAAAGTGGGGATGCAGCCGATCCGGCGCAGGCAGCTTATCGACGCCACGCTGGAAGCAATAAATGAAGTGGGAATGCACGACGCGACGATCGCGCAGATCGCCCGTCGGGCGGGCGTTTCCACGGGGATCATCAGTCACTACTTCAAAGACAAAAACGGTCTGCTGGAAGCGACCATGCGCGACATTACCGGCCAGCTGCGCGACGCGGTTTTGAGCCGCTTACGCGCCCTGCCGGACGGCAGCGCGGAGCAACGCCTGCAGGCCATTGTCGGCGGCAATTTTGATGAAACCCAGACCAGCGGCGCGGCAATGAAGGCCTGGCTGGCCTTCTGGGCGAGCAGCATGCACCAGCCGATGCTCTACCGCCTGCAGCAGGTGAGCAGCCGTCGCTTGTTGTCAAACCTGGTGTACGAGTTCCGCCGTGAGCTGCCGCGCGAACAGGCTGAAGAGGCGGGCTACGGCCTGGCGGCCCTGATCGACGGGCTGTGGCTGCGCGCCGCGCTGAGCGGCAAGCCGCTGGATAAGCCCCTGGCGCAGTCGCTCACCAGCCACTTTATCAGCCAGCATTTACCGACCGAATAA
- the betB gene encoding betaine-aldehyde dehydrogenase, producing MSRMAEQQLYINGGYTSATSGRTFETINPANGEVLASVQAAGREDVDRAVESAKRGQKIWAAMTAMERSRVLRRAVDILRERNDELAKLETLDTGKAYSETSTVDIVTGADVLEYYAGLIPALEGSQIPLRETSFVYTRREPLGVVAGIGAWNYPIQIALWKSAPALAAGNAMIFKPSEVTPLTALKLAEIYTEAGLPDGVFNVLPGVGAETGQYLTEHPGIAKVSFTGGVASGKKVMANSAASSLKEVTMELGGKSPLIIFDDADLDLAADIAMMANFFSSGQVCTNGTRVFIPAKFKAAFEQKIVERVGRIRAGDLFDERTNFGPMVSFPHRDSVLRYIAKGKEEGARVLCGGDALKGEGFDNGAWVAPTVFTDCTDEMTIVREEIFGPVMSILTYESEEEAIRRANDTDYGLAAGIVIADLNRAHGAIHQLEAGICWINTWGESAAEMPVGGYKHSGIGRENGVMTLQSYTQVKSIQVEMGKFQSIF from the coding sequence ATGTCCCGAATGGCAGAACAGCAGCTTTATATCAATGGTGGTTATACCTCCGCCACCAGCGGTCGCACCTTCGAGACCATCAACCCGGCCAACGGTGAAGTTCTGGCGAGCGTACAGGCCGCCGGGCGCGAAGACGTGGACCGCGCAGTCGAAAGCGCAAAACGCGGACAAAAAATCTGGGCGGCGATGACCGCCATGGAGCGTTCGCGCGTTCTGCGTCGCGCCGTTGATATCCTGCGCGAGCGCAACGACGAGCTGGCGAAGCTGGAAACCCTCGACACCGGTAAAGCGTATTCCGAAACCTCCACCGTCGACATCGTCACCGGCGCGGACGTGCTGGAGTACTACGCGGGGCTGATCCCGGCGCTGGAAGGCAGCCAGATCCCGCTGCGTGAGACCTCATTCGTCTACACCCGCCGCGAGCCGCTGGGCGTGGTGGCGGGCATCGGGGCGTGGAACTACCCGATCCAGATCGCCCTGTGGAAATCCGCCCCGGCGCTGGCGGCGGGCAACGCGATGATCTTCAAGCCGAGCGAGGTCACCCCGCTTACCGCCCTGAAGCTTGCGGAGATCTACACCGAAGCGGGCCTGCCGGACGGCGTATTTAACGTCCTGCCGGGCGTGGGCGCGGAGACCGGCCAGTACCTGACCGAGCATCCGGGCATCGCCAAAGTCTCCTTCACCGGCGGCGTCGCCAGCGGCAAGAAGGTAATGGCCAACTCGGCGGCCTCGTCCCTGAAAGAGGTAACGATGGAGCTGGGCGGCAAATCCCCGCTGATTATTTTCGACGACGCCGATCTGGATCTCGCGGCGGACATCGCCATGATGGCGAACTTCTTCAGCTCCGGCCAGGTGTGCACCAACGGTACCCGCGTGTTCATACCCGCGAAATTCAAGGCCGCGTTTGAGCAGAAAATCGTTGAGCGCGTGGGCCGCATCCGCGCGGGCGATCTGTTCGATGAACGCACCAACTTTGGCCCGATGGTCAGCTTCCCGCACCGCGACAGCGTGCTGCGCTACATCGCCAAAGGCAAAGAGGAAGGTGCGCGCGTGCTATGCGGCGGCGACGCGCTGAAGGGCGAAGGTTTTGACAACGGCGCGTGGGTCGCCCCGACCGTGTTCACCGACTGCACCGACGAGATGACCATCGTGCGCGAAGAGATCTTCGGCCCGGTGATGTCCATCCTCACCTATGAAAGTGAAGAAGAAGCGATCCGCCGCGCCAACGACACCGACTACGGCCTGGCGGCGGGCATCGTCATTGCCGACCTGAACCGCGCGCACGGCGCCATTCATCAGCTCGAAGCGGGCATCTGCTGGATCAACACCTGGGGTGAATCCGCCGCAGAGATGCCGGTCGGCGGCTACAAACACTCCGGCATTGGTCGCGAGAACGGCGTGATGACGCTGCAGAGCTACACCCAGGTGAAGTCCATCCAGGTTGAGATGGGTAAATTCCAGTCCATATTTTAA
- the betA gene encoding choline dehydrogenase, with the protein MQFDYIIIGAGSAGNVLATRLTEDPNTTVLLLEAGGPDYRFDFRTQMPAALAFPLQGKRYNWAYETEPEPYMNNRRMECGRGKGLGGSSLINGMCYIRGNAMDLDNWAKESGLEHWSYLNCLPYYRKAETRDVGPNDYHGGDGPVSVTTSKPGVNPLFEAMVEAGVQAGYPRTDDLNGYQQEGFGPMDRTVTPQGRRASTARGYLDQAKKRPNLTIRTHAMTDHIIFDGKRAAGVEWLEGESTIPSRATANKEVLLCAGAIASPQILQRSGVGNAELLKQFDIPLVHDLPGVGENLQDHLEMYLQYECKEPVSLYPALQWWNQPKIGAEWLFGGTGVGASNHFEAGGFIRSREVFEWPNIQYHFLPVAINYNGSNAVKEHGFQCHVGSMRSPSRGHVRIKSRDPHQHPAILFNYMSHEQDWQEFRDAIRITREIMHQPALDKYRGREISPGVECQTDEQLDEFVRNHAETAFHPCGTCKMGYDEMAVVDGEGRVHGLEGLRVVDASIMPQIITGNLNATTIMIGEKIADAIRGREPLAKSTAAYYVANGAPVRR; encoded by the coding sequence TTGCAATTTGACTACATCATTATCGGGGCCGGCTCTGCCGGCAACGTACTGGCAACGCGACTGACTGAAGATCCGAATACCACCGTCCTGCTGCTTGAGGCGGGCGGGCCGGACTACCGCTTTGACTTCCGCACCCAAATGCCCGCCGCGCTGGCGTTTCCGCTGCAGGGCAAGCGCTACAACTGGGCGTATGAAACCGAGCCAGAGCCGTACATGAACAACCGCCGTATGGAGTGCGGGCGCGGCAAAGGCCTGGGCGGCTCGTCGCTGATCAACGGCATGTGCTACATCCGCGGTAACGCGATGGACCTCGACAACTGGGCGAAAGAATCTGGCCTTGAGCACTGGAGCTACCTCAACTGCCTGCCCTACTACCGCAAGGCGGAGACGCGCGACGTGGGGCCGAACGACTACCACGGCGGCGACGGCCCGGTGAGCGTTACCACCTCGAAACCGGGCGTGAACCCGCTGTTTGAGGCGATGGTGGAAGCGGGCGTGCAGGCGGGCTACCCGCGCACAGACGATCTCAACGGCTATCAGCAGGAAGGCTTCGGCCCGATGGACCGCACGGTCACGCCGCAGGGCCGACGCGCCAGCACCGCGCGCGGCTATCTTGACCAGGCCAAAAAGCGCCCGAACCTGACCATCCGCACTCACGCCATGACCGATCATATTATTTTTGACGGCAAGCGCGCGGCGGGCGTCGAGTGGCTGGAGGGCGAAAGCACTATCCCGTCCAGAGCGACGGCGAATAAAGAGGTGCTGCTGTGCGCGGGCGCGATTGCCTCCCCGCAGATTCTCCAGCGCTCCGGCGTGGGCAACGCGGAGCTTCTGAAGCAGTTTGATATTCCGCTGGTGCACGACCTGCCCGGCGTGGGCGAAAACCTGCAGGATCACCTGGAGATGTACCTCCAGTACGAATGCAAAGAGCCGGTCTCCCTCTACCCTGCCCTGCAGTGGTGGAACCAGCCGAAGATTGGCGCCGAGTGGCTGTTTGGCGGCACCGGCGTGGGCGCGAGCAACCACTTCGAGGCGGGCGGTTTTATCCGCAGCCGCGAGGTGTTCGAATGGCCGAACATTCAGTACCATTTCCTGCCGGTAGCGATTAACTATAACGGTTCGAACGCGGTAAAAGAGCACGGCTTCCAGTGCCACGTCGGCTCCATGCGCTCCCCGAGCCGCGGGCACGTGCGCATCAAGTCGCGCGATCCGCACCAGCATCCGGCGATTCTGTTCAACTATATGTCTCACGAGCAGGACTGGCAGGAGTTCCGCGACGCTATCCGCATCACCCGCGAGATCATGCACCAGCCCGCGCTGGACAAATATCGCGGTCGCGAAATCAGCCCGGGCGTCGAATGCCAGACCGACGAGCAGCTCGACGAGTTCGTGCGTAACCACGCCGAAACCGCCTTCCACCCGTGCGGCACCTGCAAGATGGGTTACGACGAGATGGCGGTGGTCGACGGCGAAGGCCGCGTTCACGGGCTGGAAGGGCTGCGCGTGGTGGATGCGTCGATCATGCCGCAGATCATCACCGGCAACCTGAACGCCACCACTATTATGATTGGCGAGAAGATTGCCGACGCCATTCGCGGGCGCGAGCCGCTGGCGAAGAGCACGGCGGCGTATTATGTGGCGAACGGGGCGCCGGTTCGACGCTGA
- a CDS encoding fasciclin domain-containing protein: MKKLLSVAFVSSALLFCAGASAAMTSGSVMVGGAEMFPSKNIVENAVNSKDHTTLVAAVKAAGLVDTLQSKGPFTVFAPTDAAFAKLPAGTVDNLVKPENKALLTSILTYHVVAGNYDMRALEQKIKQGGGHAELKTVNGQPLWIMSNGPHNIQLKDGKGNVANISTYDVHQKNGVIDVIDTVLMPK, from the coding sequence ATGAAAAAGCTACTCAGTGTTGCATTCGTATCCAGCGCTTTACTCTTCTGTGCAGGCGCATCAGCAGCCATGACGTCAGGCTCCGTGATGGTGGGCGGAGCGGAAATGTTCCCGAGCAAAAACATTGTTGAAAACGCCGTGAACTCTAAAGATCACACCACGCTGGTGGCGGCGGTTAAAGCGGCCGGGCTGGTGGATACGCTGCAGAGCAAAGGGCCCTTCACCGTTTTTGCGCCCACCGATGCGGCGTTTGCGAAATTGCCTGCGGGTACGGTGGACAATCTGGTGAAGCCGGAAAATAAAGCGCTGCTCACCAGTATCCTGACCTATCACGTGGTTGCGGGTAATTACGATATGAGAGCGCTGGAGCAGAAAATTAAACAGGGCGGCGGCCACGCGGAGCTGAAAACCGTTAACGGTCAACCGCTGTGGATCATGAGTAACGGCCCGCACAATATTCAGCTCAAGGATGGTAAAGGTAACGTGGCGAATATCAGCACCTATGACGTCCATCAGAAAAATGGCGTGATCGATGTGATCGATACCGTCCTGATGCCTAAGTAG
- a CDS encoding RNA polymerase sigma factor, protein MDNALAEQHLKLMQAVANGDRRAFEQLYRLTSPHLFAVALRMLRHRAWAEEILHDCFVTVWSKAETYNAALSSPMTWLTHIVRNRCIDWLRSGQTRAAAREESYSEESLLSENDEQNNWYDNAQAARLRHCLDHLSQEQRQSITLAYYQGMSHSDIADWLQQPVGSVKSWIRRAMDHLRECVGL, encoded by the coding sequence ATGGATAACGCGCTGGCTGAACAGCATTTGAAATTAATGCAGGCGGTCGCAAACGGCGATCGCCGCGCATTTGAACAGCTTTACCGACTCACTTCACCGCATCTGTTTGCCGTCGCGCTGCGCATGCTACGCCATCGCGCCTGGGCAGAAGAGATCCTTCACGACTGTTTTGTCACCGTCTGGAGTAAAGCCGAAACCTATAACGCCGCCCTGAGCTCTCCGATGACCTGGCTTACGCATATTGTTCGCAACCGCTGCATTGACTGGCTGCGCAGCGGGCAAACCCGCGCTGCCGCCCGCGAGGAGTCGTATTCCGAAGAGAGTCTGCTTAGCGAAAACGATGAGCAAAACAACTGGTACGATAACGCGCAGGCAGCACGACTCAGGCATTGTCTGGATCATCTGAGTCAGGAACAGCGCCAGAGCATTACGCTCGCCTACTATCAGGGCATGTCCCACAGCGACATTGCCGACTGGCTCCAGCAGCCCGTGGGCTCGGTAAAAAGCTGGATCCGCCGCGCGATGGATCATCTTCGGGAGTGCGTGGGCCTATGA
- a CDS encoding anti-sigma factor domain-containing protein → MNDSEKRDDMLAAEYALGTLRGGARLQFQKRLAAEPGLAARVAYWQEMFSTLDSHLAPVHPPETVWKRIALDLPPKKPLRQSRPYLGWVVAAGLAAVTVVTWYSTRTPELAPLMVLNDAQQHGQWIVSADSRRQYLSITPLRPNAVAAQNSLQLWLIPAGKAPISLGLLQRDIPTDVALRNNTLTPDAMIAISLEPKGGSPTGQPTGPVLYSGKI, encoded by the coding sequence ATGAATGACAGCGAAAAACGCGATGACATGCTGGCTGCAGAATATGCCCTCGGCACCCTGCGCGGAGGGGCGCGGCTTCAGTTCCAGAAGAGGCTTGCCGCTGAGCCCGGTCTGGCTGCCCGCGTGGCGTACTGGCAGGAAATGTTCAGCACGCTCGACAGTCATCTCGCGCCCGTTCACCCACCCGAGACGGTGTGGAAGAGGATAGCCCTCGATCTGCCACCGAAAAAGCCTTTGCGCCAAAGCCGGCCCTATCTCGGCTGGGTGGTCGCGGCCGGCCTCGCCGCCGTTACCGTCGTGACCTGGTATTCCACCCGCACGCCGGAACTCGCACCGCTGATGGTGCTCAACGATGCCCAACAGCACGGGCAATGGATCGTCAGTGCGGACAGCCGCCGCCAGTATCTGAGCATCACCCCTCTCAGACCGAACGCTGTCGCGGCGCAAAACAGCCTGCAGCTTTGGCTTATTCCTGCCGGGAAGGCCCCGATATCCCTTGGGCTGCTGCAACGTGATATACCGACTGATGTTGCCCTCAGGAACAACACCCTTACCCCTGACGCGATGATAGCCATAAGCCTTGAACCTAAAGGGGGATCACCCACCGGTCAACCCACCGGCCCCGTGCTGTACAGCGGCAAGATTTAA
- a CDS encoding SDR family oxidoreductase, translating to MNNSANKVVVITGASSGIGEAIALHLANKPFSLVLVARRLERINALVDRIIQQGGQAIAVKADVTRQEEVQRAIDAAVAAYQRVDVLINNAGFMAIAPLSELKTDEWDRMIDTNIKGVLYGIAAAFPVFQRQGSGHFINVASVAGIKVLAPGGVVYSATKFAVRALSEGLRQEAGKTVRTTLISPGAVESELQFGSSDAPSKQFLHEFYKQAIPAESIARAVLFAIEQPGDVDVNEIIVRPTQEEF from the coding sequence ATGAATAATAGTGCAAACAAAGTTGTTGTTATCACCGGTGCCAGCAGCGGTATTGGTGAGGCCATTGCCCTTCATCTGGCAAATAAACCTTTCTCTCTGGTGCTGGTTGCCCGTCGTCTGGAGAGAATTAACGCCCTGGTGGATCGCATTATTCAGCAGGGCGGCCAGGCGATTGCCGTGAAGGCGGACGTGACCCGACAGGAGGAGGTTCAGCGCGCGATTGACGCTGCCGTCGCCGCATACCAGCGCGTCGACGTGCTGATCAACAACGCAGGCTTTATGGCAATTGCTCCCCTCAGCGAGCTGAAAACCGACGAGTGGGACCGGATGATCGATACCAACATCAAAGGCGTGCTGTACGGTATCGCAGCGGCATTCCCGGTATTCCAGCGTCAGGGGAGCGGACACTTTATTAACGTGGCCTCCGTGGCGGGTATCAAGGTCCTTGCCCCCGGCGGCGTGGTGTACAGCGCCACGAAATTCGCCGTCCGCGCCCTGAGTGAAGGCTTACGTCAGGAAGCGGGGAAAACCGTTCGGACGACCCTTATTTCCCCCGGCGCCGTTGAAAGCGAGCTGCAGTTTGGCAGCTCTGATGCCCCGAGCAAACAGTTCCTGCATGAATTTTATAAGCAGGCTATTCCGGCAGAGTCGATTGCCAGAGCCGTATTATTTGCTATCGAACAGCCTGGCGACGTTGATGTAAATGAAATAATTGTCCGCCCTACGCAGGAAGAATTTTAG
- a CDS encoding thiamine pyrophosphate-binding protein, with protein MIKSLTSLSDLNMRSGADILLEVLESEGVEYIFGNPGTTELPLIDALLRHENIHYILALQESSVVAIADGYAKASGKTGFINLHTASGLGHGMGNLINSRIMKTPLVVTVGQQDTRHYVRDPLLYDDIVSIGSPVVKWAQEVTNADQLPVLVRRAFHAASYPPAGPVLLSLPMNVMEELSDAGIQTASKVNYHTVAGSLDELAQALSEVTPGRIMIVAGDEVHSSGSTQEIVQLAEALGAHVYGSSWPLNLPFPTQHALWRGNMPTTAKEIASVVNAYDAVFIIGGRSLITILYSEGEAIPETCAVYQLSADMNELGRTYATRLSVMGDITLSLKELLPKLEQRRVASKLTHQRLLKAARAEREKEWQLQEERLAAERLRPAISPMVAAYEVIKSVPPGITIVDEAIATARHVRRFISDQQHPRYYFMRGGGLGWGMPAAVGHSLGLGREPVVCLVGDGASLYSPQALWTAAHENLPVTFIVMNNLEYNILKNFMKGQPGYSSTKLGRFIGMDLINPRIDFQSLGAAMGIRCCRVTQAADIATAVTQGLQSGKTNLIEIAISAD; from the coding sequence ATGATTAAATCATTAACGTCCCTGTCAGACTTAAATATGCGATCGGGTGCCGACATTCTCCTTGAAGTGCTGGAGAGTGAAGGTGTGGAATATATTTTTGGCAACCCCGGCACCACCGAACTTCCGCTTATTGATGCCCTTCTTCGCCATGAAAATATTCACTATATTCTGGCACTCCAGGAGAGCAGCGTGGTCGCCATTGCCGACGGCTACGCGAAAGCCTCCGGCAAGACCGGTTTTATCAATTTGCATACCGCCAGCGGTCTTGGGCACGGCATGGGGAATCTCATTAACTCGCGGATCATGAAAACGCCGCTGGTTGTCACCGTCGGACAACAGGATACCCGCCACTACGTGCGCGACCCGCTCCTGTATGATGACATTGTCTCCATTGGGTCGCCGGTGGTGAAATGGGCGCAGGAGGTCACCAACGCCGACCAGCTTCCGGTGCTGGTGCGTCGGGCGTTTCATGCCGCCAGCTACCCTCCGGCCGGCCCGGTTCTGCTTTCGCTTCCGATGAACGTGATGGAAGAGCTCAGCGACGCCGGGATACAAACGGCCTCTAAAGTGAACTACCACACCGTGGCGGGCTCGCTGGACGAGCTGGCGCAGGCGCTAAGCGAAGTCACCCCCGGCAGGATCATGATTGTGGCGGGGGATGAAGTTCACTCCAGCGGCTCGACGCAGGAGATTGTCCAGCTTGCTGAAGCGCTGGGCGCCCACGTCTACGGCTCCTCCTGGCCGCTGAATTTACCCTTCCCCACGCAGCACGCGCTCTGGCGAGGCAATATGCCCACCACCGCAAAGGAAATCGCCAGCGTCGTTAATGCCTACGATGCGGTGTTTATCATCGGCGGCAGAAGCCTGATTACCATTTTGTATAGCGAGGGCGAGGCGATTCCGGAAACCTGCGCGGTGTATCAGCTCTCGGCGGATATGAACGAGCTGGGACGCACCTACGCCACCCGCCTCTCGGTGATGGGAGATATCACACTCTCCCTGAAGGAACTGTTGCCGAAGCTTGAGCAGCGCCGGGTGGCAAGCAAATTGACGCATCAGCGGCTGCTCAAAGCGGCACGCGCTGAGCGTGAAAAAGAGTGGCAACTGCAGGAAGAGCGTCTGGCAGCCGAGCGGCTGCGCCCGGCGATTTCGCCGATGGTCGCGGCCTACGAGGTGATAAAGTCCGTTCCGCCGGGCATAACGATTGTCGACGAAGCGATTGCAACGGCCAGACACGTTCGCCGGTTTATCTCCGACCAGCAGCACCCGCGCTACTACTTTATGCGCGGCGGCGGTCTGGGCTGGGGAATGCCTGCAGCAGTAGGTCACTCGCTGGGGCTGGGGCGCGAGCCGGTTGTGTGTCTGGTTGGCGACGGCGCCTCCCTGTACTCGCCGCAGGCGCTCTGGACGGCGGCGCACGAAAATCTGCCCGTCACCTTTATCGTGATGAATAACCTGGAGTACAACATCCTGAAAAACTTCATGAAAGGACAGCCGGGCTACAGTTCGACAAAGCTGGGTCGTTTTATCGGGATGGATCTGATTAACCCGCGAATTGATTTCCAGTCGCTGGGGGCCGCGATGGGTATCCGCTGCTGTCGGGTGACCCAGGCCGCGGATATCGCCACGGCGGTGACGCAGGGGCTACAGTCCGGAAAAACCAATTTGATCGAAATTGCCATTTCCGCAGATTGA
- a CDS encoding GNAT family N-acetyltransferase, translating to MPEINQHGQTVNDIVPDWRGARVLTRTPLFGQYCRLEPLDADRHAADLYEAYALGDDSDWTWLASTQPASVEATVHWIVGKVMDDELVPFAVIDLRTERAVGLVSYMANERLLGSVEIGHVTWSRRMKGTRMGTETVWLLLKNAFEHGYRRVEWKCDSMNIASRNAAERLGFVWEGRLRQKLVRKGRNRDSDMLSIIDGEWPQRDAELRAWLAAENFDGEGRQIKRLEAFRL from the coding sequence GTGCCCGAAATCAATCAACATGGTCAAACCGTTAACGATATCGTTCCCGACTGGAGAGGCGCGCGCGTATTAACACGCACGCCGCTGTTCGGCCAGTATTGCCGCCTGGAGCCGCTGGACGCCGATCGCCACGCGGCCGATCTCTATGAGGCCTACGCGCTGGGCGACGACAGCGACTGGACGTGGCTTGCCAGCACGCAGCCAGCGAGCGTGGAAGCCACCGTGCACTGGATCGTGGGTAAGGTGATGGACGATGAGCTGGTGCCGTTTGCCGTCATTGATTTACGCACCGAACGCGCGGTGGGGCTGGTGAGCTATATGGCTAACGAGCGGCTGCTGGGGTCGGTGGAGATCGGGCACGTGACCTGGTCGCGCAGGATGAAAGGAACCCGGATGGGCACCGAAACGGTGTGGCTGCTGCTGAAAAATGCGTTTGAGCATGGCTACCGGCGCGTCGAGTGGAAGTGCGATTCCATGAACATTGCGTCACGCAATGCGGCGGAGCGGCTGGGGTTTGTCTGGGAAGGACGCCTGCGCCAGAAGCTGGTGCGCAAAGGGCGCAACCGCGACAGCGATATGCTTTCTATTATTGACGGCGAGTGGCCGCAAAGAGACGCCGAGCTGCGCGCCTGGCTGGCGGCGGAGAATTTTGACGGGGAAGGGCGGCAGATTAAGCGGCTTGAGGCGTTTCGGTTATAA